One part of the Eucalyptus grandis isolate ANBG69807.140 chromosome 10, ASM1654582v1, whole genome shotgun sequence genome encodes these proteins:
- the LOC120289132 gene encoding alpha-galactosidase-like, producing MATSFNSREQSVVGVVVVVAACVLYAGVASAGRPATSVSMDLLHGRGRIRRKLLENGLGLTLKWGMRLWNSWNHFQCNINENLIKETADAMVSSGLAALGDMNLKHAVEQCQDHSVMKQQDAKKLLLPVEFSGVDYLKYDNCNNPGTSPKERINFLIHHLRLLTEARENYFCTKTSGDKKTQQLGLRPLGIAGEQPTIFFDNWDRMTSQADLNDKWASYAGPGGWNDPDMLEVEMVE from the exons ATGGCTACCTCGTTTAATTCGAGAGAGCAGTCTGTGGTTGGAGTCGTGGTGGTGGTAGCTGCGTGCGTTCTGTATGCTGGTGTCGCCTCCGCTGGACGGCCAGCGACGAGCGTTAGCATGGACCTGCTCCATGGAAGAGGCAGAATCAGAAGAAAGCTTCTCGAGAACGGCCTCGGTTTGACTCTCAAATGGGGTATGAGATT ATGGAATAGCTGGAACCACTTTCAGTGTAACATCAACGAAAATTTGATAAAGGAAACAG CGGATGCGATGGTCTCATCCGGACTTGCTGCACTAGGGGATATGA ATCTCAAACATGCAGTGGAACAATGCCAGGATCACTCGGTCATGAAGCAGCAAGATGCGAAAAAACTTTTGCTTCCTGTAGAATTCAGC GGGGTTGATTACTTGAAGTATGATAATTGTAACAATCCCGGTACGAGTCCCAAGGAAAG GATTAATTTTCTCATCCATCATTTGCGCTTATTGACAGAAGCAAGAGAGAACTACTTTTGCACCAAAACTTCAGGGGACAAGAAGACCCAGCAACTTGGGCTTCGTCCATTGGGAATAGCTGGAGAACAACCGACGATATTTTTTGACAACTGGGACAG AATGACATCTCAGGCAGATCTGAATGATAAATGGGCATCTTATGCTGGACCTGGAGGATGGAATG ATCCTGACATGCTTGAAGTGGAAATGGTGGAATGA
- the LOC120289134 gene encoding putative ABC1 protein At2g40090 — MAARSLWRSRARVLALAGTAACGGAAAAAVATSDDPATALKLCTVVPVRLARDAATVASIAFDYQYSLLGLPDGSEERARIKHEVHLRSALKLQELCFKNGGIYIKLGQHIGQLEYLVPEEYVKTMRESMLNKCPVSSYDQVHEVFKKELGETPDKVFTEFDPVPIASASLAQVHVARTHDGRKVAVKVQHTHMTDTAAADHATVDFIVNTLHRIFPQL, encoded by the exons ATGGCCGCGCGATCTCTCTGGCGCTCCCGCGCCAGGGTCCTCGCGCTTGCCGGCACCGCCGCTTGCGGCGGCGCTGCGGCGGCAGCGGTCGCGACCTCCGACGATCCGGCCACCGCCCTGAAGCTCTGCACCGTCGTCCCCGTCCGCCTCGCCCGGGACGCCGCCACGGTCGCCTCGATTGCCTTCG ATTACCAATACTCCCTGTTGGGACTGCCAGACGGTAGTGAAGAAAGGGCAAGAATTAAGCACGAAGTTCATCTCAGATCAGCACTGAAGCTTCAAGAGTTATGTTTCAAAAATGGAGGAATATATATAAAGCTTGGGCAACATATTGGACAGTTG GAGTATTTGGTACCTGAAGAGTATGTGAAGACAATGAGGGAGTCTATGTTGAATAAATGTCCAGTTTCCTCCTATGATCAAGTGCACGAAGTTTTTAAGAAAGAGCTTGGAGAGACACCAGATAAA GTCTTTACTGAATTTGATCCTGTTCCGATAGCAAGTGCTTCCCTAGCACAAGTTCATGTTGCCCGTACTCATGATGGCCGCAAAGTTGCTGTGAAG GTTCAGCACACTCACATGACGGATACTGCAGCTGCAGATCATGCTACTGTTGATTTCATTGTGAACACTCTACATCGTATCTTCCCCCAGCTTTGA